One Malus domestica chromosome 11, GDT2T_hap1 genomic region harbors:
- the LOC103447430 gene encoding uncharacterized protein — MVVKVASTCLHWSQPIVPRSTPSSQTLASSIASPSSKRRNRGGDGDGDGGAQLCLHVHSLNRSALFGAPSTKLSRSRSCGFQKSRFRSIRRACSANLDAFSDEEFSKKIQELALRFQLADNFDGEDDLNVDGNDSDSEPEAANSDDNHSVSESATGMRFEQNQSQFQLPLDLEPPWPSDWQRRGEIVPEASIEWKANSFDLPLSLRIIKRKMQWQDGFLEAGESACCSVKKAFSSLVFIIRELHSYSLQMREILFYEDLQGILSRVQKEMQASFVWLFQQVFSQTPTLMVYVMILLANFTVYSLGHNAAIATAPPAGLYASATETISVEEVQTQNDKLDNPQFDSSTSKSFSVTGNGKTTSVGGNNGGGGKVRPVGSGTDGDGRFDRTDQYRTIVPDGASQLSSLGTTREAESVSGQESREEELALWNSVAEEAHQMRGVEESLDHETMQRFVSPVTANIEADDYAEYIRTELLYQRELSKEPSNALLLANYAQFLYRVAHDYDRAEEYFKKAVGVQPPDAEAYNKYATFLWRVRNDLWAAEETFLEAISADPSNSFYAANYAHFLWNTGGEDTCFPLNSAETDATEDA, encoded by the exons ATGGTAGTGAAAGTTGCTTCGACCTGCTTGCACTGGTCGCAGCCGATCGTTCCTCGCTCGACGCCGTCATCTCAAACCCTAGCCTCCTCAATCGCGTCTCCTTCCTCAAAACGACGTAACAGAGGAGGCGACGGCGACGGCGACGGCGGAGCTCAGTTATGTCTCCACGTCCACAGCTTGAATCGGTCGGCGTTGTTCGGTGCTCCGTCGACGAAGCTAAGCCGGTCCCGGTCCTGCGGCTTCCAGAAGTCGAGATTCCGGTCCATTAGACGAGCTTGCAGTGCCAACCTGGACGCCTTCTCAGACGAAGAGTTCTCAAAGAAGATTCAAGAGCTTGCTCTCCGATTCCAGCTCGCCGACAATTTTGACGGTGAAGATGACCTTAACGTTGACGGAAACGATTCGGATTCGGAACCGGAGGCGGCGAATTCTGATGACAATCACAGCGTCAGTGAGTCTGCAACGGGAATGAGATTTGAACAGAACCAAAGCCAGTTCCAGTTGCCGCTCGATCTAGAGCCACCGTGGCCGAGCGATTGGCAGCGGAGGGGCGAGATTGTCCCGGAGGCGAGCATCGAGTGGAAGGCAAACAGCTTCGACCTTCCGCTCTCGCTCCGAATCATCAAGCGGAAGATGCAGTGGCAGGATGGTTTCCTAGAAGCAGGGGAATCCGCGTGCTGCTCTGTAAAAAAGGCCTTCTCTTCGCTGGTGTTCATAATCCGAGAGCTCCATAGCTACTCCTTGCAGATGAGAGAGATTCTGTTCTACGAAGATTTGCAGGGGATTTTGAGCAGGGTGCAGAAGGAGATGCAAGCTTCGTTCGTCTGGCTATTTCAACAGGTCTTCTCCCAGACGCCGACTCTAATGGTGTATGTAATGATCCTCTTGGCGAATTTTACTGTCTACTCATTAGGCCACAACGCCGCCATTGCGACCGCTCCGCCCGCCGGGTTGTATGCCAGTGCAACCGAGACTATTTCAGTGGAAGAAGTTCAGACTCAGAACGATAAATTGGATAACCCCCAATTTGATTCTTCCACAAGTAAGTCGTTTTCAGTGACCGGCAACGGCAAGACGACATCCGTAGGCGGGAACAATGGCGGTGGAGGGAAGGTCCGACCGGTAGGAAGCGGCACAGACGGTGATGGCCGGTTTGACCGGACGGACCAGTACCGGACAATAGTCCCCGACGGGGCTTCCCAATTGTCCTCATTAGGGACAACCAGAGAAGCAGAGTCGGTTTCGGGGCAAGAGAGCAGGGAGGAGGAGCTGGCTCTGTGGAATTCAGTAGCCGAAGAAGCTCATCAAATGCGGGGCGTAGAAGAATCTCTGGATCACGAAACGATGCAGAGATTTGTTTCGCCGGTGACGGCGAATATCGAGGCCGACGACTACGCCGAGTACATCAGAACTGAGCTTCTTTACCAAAGGGAACTGTCCAAGGAACCTAGCAATGCTCTGCTTCTTGCTAATTACGCGCAGTTCCTCTACCGAGTTGCTCATGATTACGACAG AGCTGAAGAGTACTTCAAGAAGGCAGTAGGGGTGCAACCGCCGGACGCGGAGGCGTACAACAAATACGCGACGTTTCTGTGGAGGGTTCGGAACGACTTGTGGGCGGCAGAGGAGACATTTTTGGAAGCCATTTCGGCTGACCCAAGCAACTCCTTCTACGCCGCCAACTATGCCCATTTTTTGTGGAATACCGGTGGCGAGGATACGTGCTTCCCTCTCAACTCCGCTGAGACTGATGCCACCGAAGATGCTTag